In Nasonia vitripennis strain AsymCx chromosome 2 unlocalized genomic scaffold, Nvit_psr_1.1 chr2_random0011, whole genome shotgun sequence, one DNA window encodes the following:
- the LOC116416600 gene encoding uncharacterized protein DDB_G0271670-like, with protein sequence MQQMFKSISSLSEMHHQQQLPQEQNSQQQAAVAAEVASAAKAAAKATTAAKVAAIAKAKVKARATAEAKAATAARTSAEAKAAVAAKAAAEAKAAEAATIAKATAEAKASEAATTAEAKAAEAASAAKVAATAPARKPLRDPRSPPAAKSDRPSTSAKTERSSSSSDRNRSSSKSDRNHSSSKSDRHHSSSKKSDRHRSSSRNERHRSSSRNDRTSVPSDHHTSTASTRAYCQALNTSVCAVEHLQPPLRSVIASKGIRLSQSSRARSSSRSGSSSSTGSSSSSGSSSSSGSSSSSSSSTSSGSRSGCGSDKSSRKRKSDDEAINGIGGKRMTFT encoded by the exons ATGCAGCAGatgtttaaaagtatatcatccttatcagaGATGCAccatcagcagcagcttccACAGGAGCAAAACTCGCAGCAACAAGCAGCAGTCGCAGCAGAAGTCGCATCCGCAGCCAAAGCCGCAGCAAAAGCCACAACCGCAGCCAAAGTCGCAGCCATAGCCAAAGCCAAAGTCAAAGCCAGAGCCACAGCAGAAGCCAAAGCCGCAACCGCAGCCAGAACCTCAGCAGAAGCGAAAGCAGCAGTCGCAGCCAAAGCCGCAGCAGAAGCCAAAGCAGCAGAAGCCGCAACCATAGCCAAAGCCACAGCAGAAGCCAAAGCATCAGAAGCCGCAACCACAGCAGAAGCCAAAGCAGCAGAAGCCGCATCCGCAGCCAAAGTCGCAGCCACAGCACCAGCTAGGAAGCCACTCAGGGACCCTCGCTCTCCGCCGGCAGCCAAAAGTGATCGCCCTTCTACGTCTGCGAAAACCGAACGTTCGTCCTCATCAAGCGATCGCAATCGCTCGTCTTCGAAAAGCGATCGCAATCACTCGTCATCAAAAAGCGATCGCCATCACTCGTCATCAAAAAAAAGCGATCGCCATCGCTCATCTTCGAGAAACGAGCGCCATCGCTCATCTTCGAGAAACGACCGCACTTCTGTACCAAGCGATCACCACACAAGTACGGCAAGCACGAGGGCTTATTGCCAAGCGTTGAATACATCTGTTTGCGCTGTTGAGCATTTACAGCCTCCTCTACGATCCGTAATAGCATCCAAGGGGATTAGGCTATCACAATCTTCAAGGGCGAGATCAAGCTCGCGTTCAGGCTCAAGCTCGAGTACAGGCTCAAGCTCGAGTTCAGGCTCAAGCTCGAGTTCAGGCTCAAGCTCGAGTTCTAGCTCGAGCACAAGCTCGGGATCCAGGTCGGGATGTGGCTCTGACAAAAGTTCAAGAAAGAGGAAATCTGATG ATGAAGCAATCAATGGTATAGGTGGTAAAAGGATGACATTCACATAA